The Thalassoroseus pseudoceratinae genome has a segment encoding these proteins:
- a CDS encoding beta-lactamase hydrolase domain-containing protein, whose product MAEKMKINDQVTVGPQPSDDEIRQLGDQGFKTVVNFRTEGEDEQPLSPDAEGEKVKSAGMEYLHIPVSMKSMGPELVDQFRAKYPNLPKPVFAHCKSGKRAGAMVMMHMAVEQGMSGEQTLQKAEEMGFECDKPELEQFVKNYVDNHAK is encoded by the coding sequence ATGGCAGAGAAGATGAAAATCAATGACCAAGTAACGGTGGGACCGCAACCGTCCGATGACGAAATCCGTCAGTTGGGCGACCAGGGCTTCAAGACGGTCGTGAACTTCCGCACGGAAGGCGAGGACGAGCAACCACTATCTCCCGATGCCGAGGGAGAGAAGGTCAAGTCCGCAGGTATGGAGTACCTGCACATTCCGGTGTCCATGAAGTCGATGGGACCGGAACTGGTGGATCAATTCCGTGCAAAATATCCGAATCTCCCCAAGCCCGTGTTCGCCCACTGCAAAAGCGGAAAGCGGGCGGGGGCGATGGTCATGATGCACATGGCCGTCGAACAGGGCATGAGCGGCGAACAGACCCTTCAAAAGGCGGAAGAGATGGGTTTCGAGTGCGACAAGCCAGAACTCGAACAGTTTGTCAAAAATTATGTGGACAACCACGCCAAGTAA
- a CDS encoding integrase core domain-containing protein, with translation MRCFEAIVSEATEHPNSAWVVQETEVFLEKARHRDKKPDIVMHDMDTKFTKEFAAKLNENGVRTNMLPKASPNLNGRCERFIQTIKHECLSKFVIFGKKHLDYLLIEFGDYYNGHRSHMKRGHLPPLAEAPDEIQSLTMDGVEIRSHVGGLIKSFERKAA, from the coding sequence ATGCGTTGTTTCGAAGCGATCGTCTCCGAGGCAACCGAGCATCCAAACTCAGCCTGGGTGGTTCAAGAGACCGAGGTCTTTCTGGAGAAGGCCCGACATCGGGACAAGAAGCCCGATATCGTCATGCACGACATGGACACAAAGTTCACCAAAGAATTCGCCGCCAAACTGAACGAGAACGGAGTGCGAACCAACATGCTCCCAAAAGCCAGCCCGAACTTGAACGGCCGATGTGAGCGATTCATCCAAACGATCAAGCACGAATGCCTTTCAAAATTCGTCATCTTTGGCAAGAAGCATCTCGACTATCTTCTGATTGAATTCGGTGACTATTACAATGGCCATCGAAGTCACATGAAGCGTGGGCATCTGCCACCACTTGCTGAGGCACCTGACGAAATCCAGTCTTTGACGATGGACGGAGTTGAAATCAGATCGCATGTCGGAGGGCTAATCAAATCGTTCGAAAGAAAGGCAGCGTGA
- a CDS encoding ArsR/SmtB family transcription factor, with protein MPEKIPDEILLLMAEKFRMLSDPTRLIILRTLMTEGELNVSRIVEHTNGTQANVSKHLKQLAEAGLVARRKDGPHVLYRLDDPVVEKICHLVCETILKDLEDQMEKHRRMFDKEDQDE; from the coding sequence ATGCCAGAGAAGATACCGGACGAAATCCTGCTGTTGATGGCGGAAAAGTTTCGGATGCTCTCCGATCCGACCCGCCTTATCATCCTGCGCACACTGATGACTGAAGGAGAACTGAACGTCTCACGGATCGTCGAACATACGAACGGCACGCAAGCGAATGTGTCCAAACACCTGAAGCAGCTTGCCGAGGCAGGATTGGTAGCCCGTCGCAAGGATGGTCCCCACGTCCTCTATCGCTTAGACGACCCGGTGGTCGAGAAGATTTGCCATCTTGTGTGCGAGACAATCCTCAAAGACTTGGAAGACCAGATGGAGAAGCATCGAAGAATGTTCGACAAAGAGGACCAGGATGAGTGA
- a CDS encoding methyltransferase, translated as MTDMKTAVTHTEQDGNGIASSAIAEDAYLFGPVVVKIQQAERVWKLTPHGQTLGEGMAKARHALVGKTAIEIGVGTGVHAIAALKLGVREIDVTDIEAAALESAALNATRNGVAYRKSWVQDWMRFEPEEPYNLVLCNPPFCKAGKPDRRFFIQSLIQEAPRFLRRGGHLLFVQSSMANFALTEQELSDAGFYFTPVHETRKRFRDYYFQEPGFLEESRRVKDGFEEIEGTYVETLRVYLCTKP; from the coding sequence ATGACAGATATGAAAACAGCTGTGACTCACACCGAGCAAGACGGCAACGGGATAGCTTCATCTGCAATAGCGGAGGACGCATATCTTTTTGGGCCCGTCGTGGTCAAGATTCAGCAAGCCGAAAGGGTTTGGAAACTCACACCGCATGGCCAAACGCTGGGGGAAGGCATGGCCAAGGCCCGGCATGCACTAGTGGGCAAGACGGCAATTGAGATCGGCGTCGGAACCGGCGTTCATGCCATCGCTGCACTCAAACTCGGGGTGCGGGAGATTGATGTGACCGACATCGAGGCGGCCGCGTTAGAATCGGCTGCCCTAAATGCCACGCGAAATGGAGTCGCCTACCGCAAAAGCTGGGTGCAGGACTGGATGCGTTTCGAACCCGAGGAGCCTTACAATCTCGTGTTATGCAATCCACCGTTCTGCAAAGCGGGCAAACCCGATCGGCGATTCTTTATCCAATCACTCATTCAAGAGGCACCTCGATTTCTACGCCGCGGGGGACACCTCCTTTTCGTGCAAAGCAGCATGGCCAACTTCGCATTGACCGAACAAGAGTTATCAGACGCGGGGTTTTATTTCACGCCCGTCCATGAGACGCGGAAGCGATTTCGCGATTACTACTTCCAAGAACCGGGCTTCCTTGAGGAAAGCCGCCGAGTCAAAGATGGATTCGAGGAGATCGAGGGAACCTATGTCGAAACCCTGAGAGTCTATCTCTGCACGAAACCCTGA
- a CDS encoding arylsulfatase has protein sequence MIRHLFQLLTAIGLLLSASQAVIAQPNDGSVLPFPPQKMAGEAKPRLQDSVMKWPQEPERLPKDAPNILIILIDDIGFGVADTFGGEVHTPTLTKLANQGLMYNTFHTTSICSPTRAALLTGRNHTRVGSGTIAERAVAFDGYTGVIPKTAATIAEILKQYGYHTSAFGKWHNTPATETTAIGPKNRWPAGYGFEHFYGFLGGETSQWEPRLTENYNHIEPPEDPQYHLTEDMVDQALKWVDDSQAFAPDKPFFMYWAPGAVHGPHHIFPGWANKYKGKFDDGWDNYRERVYQRQLEMGIIPPGTKLTPRDETMQAWEDVPENQHAFQRRLMEIFAGFVEHTDTQVGRLVEGLEQRNLRENTLIFYIVGDNGSSAEGQRGSVSEVLAQNNIPNTVEQQIAALNQIGGVEVLGSPKTENMYHAGWAWAGSTPFKGTKLLGSYFGGTRNPMVVSWPKRIKPDKMIRSQFHHVVDIAPTIYELLDIPHPKFVNGHKQIPMDGVSLAYTFDNAAAPTKKQVQFFDNNGSRAIYKDGWFACTFGPLIPWDTPASIPRIRDWDSAKDQWELYRLDDDFSQANNLASKDPEKLKELKQEFLELAKENQAYPIGAGNWLRTHPEDKITTPYTSWTFTQRTRRMPEFVAPGVGRVSNQVTAEIEIGDKANGVLYAIGGAGGGLTVYFEEGHLVYQYNMLIIENYSGRSEKALPAGKHTIEVTTDIKAPGQAGTATLSVDGEEVGRVLLKRTVPLAFTATETFDVGVDLGSPVSLNYAEQRPFPFTGKINKLHVELK, from the coding sequence ATGATACGCCATCTTTTTCAATTGCTGACTGCAATCGGGCTTCTTCTGTCCGCTTCACAGGCTGTCATTGCCCAGCCGAACGATGGATCCGTCTTGCCGTTTCCGCCACAGAAGATGGCGGGAGAGGCCAAGCCAAGACTTCAAGACTCAGTCATGAAGTGGCCCCAGGAACCCGAGCGGTTGCCCAAAGATGCCCCGAACATTTTGATCATCTTGATTGACGACATTGGCTTTGGGGTGGCCGACACGTTTGGTGGTGAAGTCCATACGCCCACGCTGACGAAGCTGGCCAACCAGGGGCTGATGTATAACACGTTTCATACGACGTCGATCTGTTCTCCCACGCGAGCGGCGTTGTTGACAGGACGCAATCACACCCGTGTTGGTTCGGGCACGATCGCCGAGCGTGCGGTGGCCTTCGACGGTTACACCGGAGTCATCCCTAAAACCGCCGCCACGATTGCGGAGATCCTCAAACAGTATGGATACCATACGTCAGCGTTTGGGAAATGGCATAACACGCCGGCCACGGAAACCACCGCGATCGGTCCTAAGAATCGTTGGCCTGCCGGATATGGCTTCGAGCATTTCTACGGTTTTCTCGGCGGGGAAACCTCACAGTGGGAGCCCCGACTGACCGAAAACTACAACCACATCGAACCCCCGGAAGATCCTCAATACCACCTCACCGAAGACATGGTGGATCAAGCACTCAAATGGGTGGATGACAGCCAGGCGTTCGCGCCCGACAAACCTTTCTTCATGTATTGGGCTCCCGGTGCCGTCCACGGGCCACATCACATCTTCCCGGGATGGGCGAACAAGTACAAAGGCAAGTTCGACGATGGTTGGGACAACTACCGCGAACGGGTCTACCAACGGCAGTTGGAAATGGGCATCATCCCACCGGGGACAAAACTCACCCCGCGTGATGAAACCATGCAAGCCTGGGAGGACGTGCCCGAGAATCAACACGCCTTCCAACGACGGCTGATGGAAATCTTTGCTGGCTTCGTCGAACACACCGACACCCAGGTGGGCCGACTTGTGGAAGGTTTGGAACAGAGAAACCTCCGCGAGAACACCTTGATCTTTTACATCGTCGGAGACAACGGTTCGAGTGCCGAGGGACAACGCGGTTCTGTCAGCGAGGTGCTCGCGCAGAACAACATCCCTAACACGGTGGAACAACAGATCGCTGCTCTCAACCAGATTGGCGGGGTCGAAGTCCTCGGATCGCCCAAGACCGAGAATATGTACCACGCCGGCTGGGCTTGGGCTGGCAGCACGCCGTTCAAGGGCACCAAGCTATTGGGTTCCTACTTCGGCGGTACACGCAACCCGATGGTTGTCTCCTGGCCTAAACGGATCAAACCGGACAAGATGATTCGATCGCAATTCCACCACGTTGTGGACATCGCGCCCACGATCTACGAACTACTCGACATTCCGCATCCAAAGTTCGTTAACGGCCACAAGCAGATTCCGATGGATGGTGTGAGTTTGGCCTACACCTTCGACAACGCGGCCGCTCCCACGAAGAAGCAGGTTCAGTTTTTCGACAATAACGGAAGTCGTGCGATCTACAAAGACGGCTGGTTTGCTTGCACGTTTGGGCCGCTGATCCCCTGGGATACGCCGGCTTCAATCCCGCGGATTCGGGACTGGGATTCCGCCAAGGATCAATGGGAACTGTACCGGCTCGATGATGACTTCTCGCAGGCCAATAACCTCGCCTCGAAAGACCCCGAGAAGCTGAAAGAGCTGAAACAGGAGTTTCTCGAATTGGCTAAGGAAAACCAAGCCTATCCCATTGGCGCAGGGAACTGGTTGCGAACCCATCCCGAAGACAAAATCACGACGCCTTACACCTCCTGGACGTTCACCCAAAGAACTCGACGGATGCCCGAGTTCGTTGCTCCTGGTGTGGGTCGCGTGAGTAATCAAGTGACTGCTGAAATCGAGATTGGCGACAAGGCGAACGGCGTGCTGTATGCCATCGGCGGTGCGGGCGGCGGATTGACCGTGTACTTTGAGGAAGGACATCTGGTTTACCAATACAACATGCTGATCATCGAGAACTATTCCGGCCGGAGCGAAAAGGCATTGCCTGCCGGAAAACACACGATCGAAGTCACTACCGACATCAAAGCTCCCGGCCAAGCCGGGACGGCCACGCTTTCGGTCGACGGTGAGGAAGTCGGACGCGTGTTGTTGAAACGAACCGTGCCATTGGCTTTCACGGCGACCGAGACGTTCGACGTTGGTGTTGACCTCGGTTCACCTGTCTCGTTGAACTACGCGGAACAAAGGCCGTTTCCATTCACCGGCAAGATCAACAAGTTGCACGTTGAGCTGAAATGA
- a CDS encoding MBL fold metallo-hydrolase: protein MNEFLAAAPQAVPFASHVSVMTSLNDQADQEGRGLADGETFLIGKKTWQWIDTPHVPHGWDCGVLSDQTTGTLLCGDLFTQPGAETPPVTESEILTASEAMRKPMDYYATPPRPAPSWNGWHHSIPPHSPVSTETHTRAMVPPCCEHWQTSSKKNLTPK from the coding sequence ATGAACGAATTTCTGGCGGCCGCACCACAAGCAGTCCCTTTCGCTAGTCATGTCAGCGTGATGACATCGCTCAACGATCAAGCCGACCAGGAAGGTCGAGGATTGGCGGATGGCGAGACGTTCTTGATAGGAAAGAAGACGTGGCAGTGGATCGACACACCGCATGTGCCGCACGGTTGGGACTGTGGCGTGTTGTCCGATCAAACGACCGGTACGCTGCTGTGCGGTGACCTTTTCACCCAGCCGGGGGCGGAGACTCCACCCGTGACCGAATCGGAAATCCTCACGGCCAGCGAAGCCATGCGTAAACCGATGGATTATTACGCCACTCCACCAAGACCGGCACCATCTTGGAACGGCTGGCATCACTCAATCCCACCACACTCGCCCGTCAGCACGGAAACGCATACCAGGGCGATGGTGCCGCCTTGCTGCGAGCACTGGCAGACATCCTCGAAAAAGAACTTAACGCCGAAATGA
- a CDS encoding YeeE/YedE thiosulfate transporter family protein produces the protein MSSPNHMTSVQGPEPASARESEQSHHDQTSETEPWPWREASASQLAMGLVFGVVFGFLLQKGGVAKFDILIGVLLLENFVVVKVMLTAIVVGMIGVYVLQRAGIIEPQLSDTIYGANTIGGLIFGVGFGLLAYCPGTTAAAAGQGNLDAWVGIAGMVFGSYLFALTSKFSSGTVSKWGDRGKLTWPELLNVPKGVFVAIAAPVLVGVLVILEILATQ, from the coding sequence ATGTCTTCACCCAATCACATGACTTCGGTGCAAGGTCCCGAGCCTGCCTCCGCACGGGAATCCGAGCAGTCACATCATGACCAAACTTCCGAGACGGAACCATGGCCTTGGCGGGAAGCGTCCGCTAGTCAGCTAGCGATGGGGCTAGTCTTTGGCGTGGTCTTCGGGTTCTTGCTCCAGAAAGGCGGCGTGGCCAAGTTCGACATCTTGATCGGTGTCCTCCTCTTAGAAAATTTCGTGGTCGTCAAGGTGATGCTCACCGCGATCGTCGTGGGAATGATCGGCGTGTACGTGCTCCAGCGAGCCGGCATCATCGAGCCGCAACTCAGCGACACGATTTATGGGGCGAACACGATCGGCGGGCTCATCTTCGGAGTCGGCTTCGGTCTTCTTGCGTATTGCCCTGGCACCACGGCGGCCGCAGCGGGGCAAGGGAATCTCGATGCGTGGGTCGGCATCGCCGGCATGGTGTTCGGCTCCTATCTGTTTGCTCTGACGTCCAAGTTCAGCAGCGGCACAGTCAGCAAATGGGGAGATCGTGGCAAGCTGACTTGGCCCGAGTTGCTCAATGTTCCAAAAGGAGTGTTCGTCGCTATCGCCGCCCCAGTTCTCGTAGGGGTGCTGGTGATTTTGGAAATCCTGGCGACGCAATAA
- a CDS encoding YeeE/YedE thiosulfate transporter family protein encodes MKNMISTLLFITSVALPLQVAQAAEELPSPYPYPQPTWSPYLVGALIGVLVLLTLSLANKKIGASSAYSDLAGLLGRVIAPRHIRSLPYWQDKKPMISWTLLIVLGAIGGSWLAASTGTNELTGTYLQDMWLARFGPDSFGLRTIVAFVGGTVMAYGARLAGGCTSGHGISGTLQLAVGSWIAVVCFFIGGIATAMLMYRL; translated from the coding sequence ATGAAGAATATGATCTCGACTTTACTGTTCATCACTTCGGTGGCCCTGCCCTTGCAGGTTGCTCAGGCCGCCGAGGAACTGCCGTCACCTTATCCATATCCTCAGCCCACTTGGTCGCCCTATCTCGTCGGGGCATTGATTGGCGTGTTGGTACTACTGACGCTTTCTCTGGCTAACAAAAAGATCGGCGCCTCCAGCGCCTATTCGGACTTGGCCGGACTGTTAGGACGAGTCATCGCTCCGCGACATATTCGCTCACTGCCCTATTGGCAGGACAAAAAACCGATGATTAGCTGGACGCTGCTTATCGTCTTGGGTGCCATCGGCGGTTCCTGGCTAGCGGCGTCGACGGGCACCAATGAGTTGACCGGAACCTACCTCCAAGACATGTGGCTCGCTCGGTTTGGCCCGGACAGTTTTGGATTACGCACCATCGTGGCCTTCGTCGGGGGAACCGTCATGGCCTATGGGGCTCGCTTGGCGGGCGGATGTACCAGTGGGCACGGTATCAGTGGAACCTTGCAACTGGCGGTCGGTTCTTGGATTGCCGTGGTCTGCTTTTTCATTGGCGGCATTGCCACGGCGATGCTGATGTACCGGCTTTGA
- a CDS encoding MBL fold metallo-hydrolase, producing MTMVFERVQTQGIAQLSYLIGDDSSGTAAVIDPRPNVEVYLDIAREHGVVITHVFETHIHADFMSGARELVDRLGEAKLCGSGEGDADYGFDLKKIRCGDRFEFGAVVLTARHTPGHTPEHMAYEIAEKDSLDDPWGILTGDSLFVGSAGRPDLLGDDETEELVKQLFHTLRDYYLKLDDGVIIYPCHGAGSACGADIGERPMGTIGYERRTNEFLQYEDFEEFKKFVQDGAPPEPNHYKHLKKVNAQGPPVLGHAPAIPGLPAQPFQAAWEQGQSQLVDTRQMLAFGGGHISGAINIGPRPELSVWAGQMLDYEKPILLVVEDETDLDWFLWQFVYTGFVKFAGYLVGGMKAWENAGLPLQELSQESVHELKEHMQDVQILDVRAPDEWESGHIPGAKHHYVAKMRDGLNGAAGLDKQKPVVVYCDSGYRADIAASVLQRHGFADVRNVPGSWQAWTNSGYEVEKPQ from the coding sequence ATGACGATGGTATTCGAACGGGTGCAGACCCAGGGCATTGCCCAACTTTCCTATCTGATTGGCGATGACAGTAGCGGAACGGCTGCCGTGATCGATCCGCGTCCGAATGTCGAGGTGTATCTCGACATCGCACGCGAGCATGGAGTGGTAATTACTCACGTGTTCGAAACGCACATCCATGCTGACTTTATGAGTGGAGCACGAGAACTCGTAGATCGCTTGGGCGAAGCGAAGCTCTGTGGCAGCGGTGAAGGCGATGCGGATTACGGATTCGATCTGAAAAAAATCCGATGTGGAGACCGCTTTGAGTTTGGAGCCGTCGTACTAACGGCCCGGCATACACCCGGGCATACACCGGAACACATGGCTTACGAGATCGCCGAGAAGGACAGTCTCGACGATCCCTGGGGCATTTTGACCGGCGATTCTCTGTTCGTTGGTTCGGCCGGTCGCCCGGATCTGCTGGGGGATGACGAGACAGAGGAGTTAGTCAAGCAACTCTTTCATACCCTACGGGATTATTACCTCAAGCTTGATGATGGGGTGATTATCTATCCCTGTCACGGGGCTGGCTCGGCCTGCGGGGCGGACATCGGCGAGCGTCCCATGGGTACGATCGGTTATGAACGACGAACCAATGAGTTTCTTCAATACGAAGATTTCGAAGAGTTCAAGAAGTTTGTGCAGGACGGGGCTCCACCCGAGCCCAACCATTACAAGCACCTTAAAAAGGTCAACGCTCAAGGACCGCCTGTGTTGGGGCATGCCCCGGCGATTCCGGGCCTACCAGCCCAACCGTTCCAAGCCGCCTGGGAGCAAGGTCAATCGCAACTGGTCGACACTCGGCAAATGCTGGCGTTTGGCGGTGGACACATTTCCGGAGCTATCAACATCGGACCCCGACCAGAACTTTCCGTCTGGGCTGGTCAAATGCTCGATTATGAAAAACCAATTTTGCTAGTCGTCGAAGATGAAACCGATCTCGACTGGTTCCTTTGGCAGTTCGTCTATACAGGCTTTGTGAAGTTCGCCGGTTATCTTGTTGGGGGCATGAAGGCCTGGGAGAACGCAGGTCTGCCTTTGCAAGAACTTTCCCAAGAAAGCGTGCACGAACTCAAAGAGCACATGCAGGACGTTCAGATTCTCGATGTTCGCGCTCCAGACGAGTGGGAAAGCGGTCACATTCCCGGAGCAAAGCATCACTATGTGGCCAAGATGCGGGATGGGCTGAACGGGGCTGCCGGTCTCGATAAGCAAAAGCCGGTGGTGGTGTACTGCGACAGCGGTTATCGAGCCGACATCGCGGCCAGCGTGTTGCAAAGACACGGCTTCGCCGATGTTCGGAATGTCCCTGGCAGTTGGCAGGCGTGGACCAACTCCGGCTATGAAGTCGAGAAGCCACAGTGA
- a CDS encoding aldo/keto reductase has protein sequence MDRERLGQTDLQVTRLGYGSMGIRGPKTWGVRVVDDAGADAILNAVLDAGINFIDTSPDYGLSEERIGRFIGSRRNEYYLATKCGCAPVQREDHLEIDHIWKPEIVQRNLETSLERLRTDHVDLLQFHGGDAETLQREGLIDLLSDFRDQGLVRYIGVSSSLPHLPDLIDLGVFDTFQIPYSALAPEHSVLMTRAAATGAGVIVRGGLAKGGPDAEIQRPALNDVWNQARLDELLSEGASRAELILRYTLSHPACHTTIVGTCNPEHLAENVAAAKKGPLAATRRDEITARVQSVLKSKEDTP, from the coding sequence ATGGACCGTGAGCGTCTTGGGCAGACCGACCTACAGGTAACCCGACTCGGGTACGGTAGCATGGGGATTCGCGGCCCGAAGACGTGGGGCGTGCGGGTTGTCGATGACGCCGGAGCCGATGCGATTCTGAATGCCGTTCTCGATGCGGGAATCAACTTCATCGACACCTCTCCCGATTACGGATTGAGTGAAGAACGGATCGGTCGGTTCATTGGGTCTCGGCGGAACGAGTATTACCTCGCCACAAAGTGCGGCTGCGCCCCGGTACAACGCGAAGACCATCTGGAGATCGACCACATCTGGAAGCCGGAGATCGTGCAACGGAATCTGGAAACCAGTCTGGAGCGGCTGCGGACCGATCATGTCGACCTTCTTCAGTTCCATGGCGGTGACGCCGAAACGCTGCAGCGTGAAGGGTTGATCGACCTGCTGAGCGACTTTCGCGACCAAGGCTTGGTCCGGTACATCGGCGTTTCCAGTTCACTGCCGCACCTGCCCGACTTGATTGACCTGGGCGTGTTCGACACGTTCCAAATCCCATATTCGGCTCTCGCCCCGGAACACTCGGTGCTAATGACACGCGCCGCCGCGACGGGAGCCGGTGTGATCGTGCGGGGCGGTTTGGCAAAAGGTGGACCAGACGCAGAAATTCAGCGTCCCGCATTGAACGACGTTTGGAACCAGGCTCGGCTCGACGAGCTTCTTTCCGAGGGAGCCAGTCGTGCCGAACTGATCTTGCGGTACACGCTCAGTCATCCCGCTTGCCATACCACGATCGTCGGTACATGCAACCCCGAGCATCTCGCCGAGAACGTCGCCGCCGCGAAGAAAGGTCCGCTAGCGGCAACGCGTCGTGATGAAATCACGGCGCGGGTACAATCTGTGCTGAAGTCAAAGGAAGACACACCGTGA
- a CDS encoding glycoside hydrolase family 55 protein, with protein MTKPRIKLVAEAFLCLTITVAMPILHAAVAAAQPPTPAQKPLSATSKPTEGIRFPADGGVLNVVDFGAVPDDGEDDTSAIQAALDKHPNGNRIIYVPAGEYIVTDTLRWADGPHSGTKQKRTILQGQGRDLTTIRVPDGTAGFNGEQNSSKAVIWTGRRPAQRFRNAIRDLTVHTGRDNPGAIGIQFNASNQGTIRNVRIVSGDRQGRIGLDLGHTDEIGPLLVRHLTVEGFDEGIRTWWPVNSCTFEHITLKNQNKFGWHNYHQMIFVRGLKSENQVPAIFNRKDSWGTVTLVDSVLLGLPGAEKTAGVLNQRQLYVRNTKITGYGKSIDNADKGRDKGDVEQPGLVTEDTSHTNVASQFLDLDGTLPEKRSHLPVKETPEVSWGDPRVDWANIVDFGADPDGKTDSSTALQAAIDSGAKTVYLPGGSHFYFNGEVLLRGGLERFIGLEGRCRFGDDAVWRLVDGDQSRQGDDVPVVIIERCSNQSGGQSVTILHESARTFVVSSWIGAHVIGRGSGDIFLDDYCGRLDLESAEHYAWCRQLNTEREGTMLTNNGASLWILGMKTEKIGTIIHTKGGGFTDLLGCFIYSNQGWDNTIPAFLIEDSTANLCGLNERNYNRRPCDYWFQEIVDGVERTRKERAWVYLSR; from the coding sequence GTGACTAAACCGAGAATCAAGCTGGTGGCCGAGGCGTTTCTGTGCCTAACAATCACGGTTGCGATGCCTATCTTGCATGCCGCCGTCGCAGCCGCACAGCCACCAACACCAGCACAGAAGCCACTGTCCGCAACCTCCAAACCGACTGAGGGGATACGGTTCCCGGCCGATGGCGGCGTGCTCAATGTTGTCGACTTCGGCGCGGTTCCCGATGATGGCGAGGATGACACGTCGGCTATCCAGGCAGCTTTAGACAAGCATCCCAACGGCAATCGGATCATCTATGTGCCGGCCGGCGAATACATCGTCACCGATACCCTGAGATGGGCGGATGGTCCCCACTCGGGCACCAAGCAAAAGCGAACCATCCTGCAAGGACAGGGACGCGACTTGACGACGATCCGGGTGCCCGATGGAACGGCAGGATTCAATGGCGAGCAGAACTCCTCGAAGGCTGTGATTTGGACAGGCCGTCGTCCCGCTCAGCGATTTCGCAACGCGATCCGGGATCTCACTGTTCACACCGGGCGCGACAACCCAGGAGCCATCGGCATCCAGTTCAACGCGAGCAATCAAGGGACGATTCGCAACGTACGGATCGTCTCGGGCGACAGACAAGGCCGTATTGGACTTGACCTGGGCCATACCGATGAAATCGGGCCGTTGCTGGTGCGGCACCTCACTGTCGAAGGATTCGACGAAGGCATCCGAACGTGGTGGCCGGTCAACTCTTGCACGTTCGAGCACATCACCCTCAAGAACCAGAACAAGTTCGGCTGGCACAACTACCATCAGATGATTTTTGTTCGGGGGCTCAAGAGTGAGAACCAGGTTCCGGCGATCTTCAATCGAAAAGATTCCTGGGGCACCGTCACGCTGGTGGATTCCGTGCTTCTTGGCTTGCCTGGTGCGGAGAAGACCGCCGGTGTTCTCAACCAACGACAACTCTATGTACGCAACACCAAGATCACCGGCTACGGCAAGTCGATCGACAACGCCGACAAAGGCCGGGACAAGGGAGACGTGGAGCAGCCGGGATTGGTGACTGAAGACACGTCGCACACGAACGTCGCTTCTCAGTTTCTGGATCTGGATGGAACGCTTCCCGAAAAGCGAAGCCATTTACCCGTGAAAGAGACTCCCGAGGTATCGTGGGGTGATCCTCGCGTCGACTGGGCGAACATTGTCGACTTCGGTGCAGACCCCGATGGGAAAACGGATTCGTCGACAGCGCTTCAGGCCGCCATCGACTCGGGTGCGAAGACCGTCTATCTGCCCGGCGGCAGCCATTTCTACTTCAATGGGGAAGTCCTCTTGCGAGGCGGTTTGGAGCGTTTCATTGGCTTGGAAGGCCGATGTCGGTTCGGGGATGACGCCGTTTGGCGATTGGTTGACGGGGATCAATCACGCCAAGGTGATGATGTGCCGGTCGTCATTATCGAACGCTGCTCAAATCAGAGCGGTGGTCAGAGTGTGACGATCCTGCATGAGTCGGCACGCACGTTCGTCGTCAGTTCGTGGATTGGTGCTCACGTGATCGGTCGCGGCAGCGGCGACATTTTTCTGGACGACTATTGTGGTCGTCTAGACCTGGAGAGTGCAGAACATTACGCCTGGTGCCGGCAGTTGAACACCGAGCGGGAAGGGACGATGCTCACCAACAACGGCGCATCGCTGTGGATTCTCGGGATGAAGACCGAGAAGATCGGCACGATCATCCATACGAAGGGCGGCGGCTTTACCGATTTGTTGGGTTGTTTCATCTACTCGAATCAAGGCTGGGACAATACGATCCCCGCCTTTCTGATCGAGGATTCGACCGCCAATCTCTGCGGCCTCAATGAACGGAACTACAATCGACGGCCCTGTGACTACTGGTTCCAGGAAATTGTCGACGGCGTGGAACGGACGCGGAAAGAGCGGGCTTGGGTCTACCTCAGCCGTTAG